Proteins encoded together in one Miscanthus floridulus cultivar M001 chromosome 16, ASM1932011v1, whole genome shotgun sequence window:
- the LOC136511962 gene encoding eukaryotic peptide chain release factor subunit 1-2-like, whose product MGEVHEADKNIEIWRVKKLIKALDAARGNGTSMISLIMPPRDQISRVTKMLGDEYGTASNIKSRVNRQSVLAAITSAQQRLKLYSRVPPNGLMLYTGTIVTDDGKEKKVTFDFEPFRPINASLYLCDNKFHTEALNELLASDDKFGFIIMDGNGTLYGTLSGNSREVLYKFTVDLPKKHGRGGQSAVRFARLRMERRHNYLRKVAELATQYFINPATNQPNIVGLILAGSADFKNELGKSEMFDPRLQAKVVKMIDVSYGGDSGFNQAIEMSAEVLSDVKFVQEKKLIGKFFEEISQDTGKYVLGVQDTMTALEMGAVEILIVWENLDVRRYELKNSVTGETVVKYLNPTQEADQSNFTDEATSGDLEVIDNTQLLEWFAENYHQFGCTLEFVTNKSQEGSQFCRGFGGIGGILRYPADVSAYQDGDLSDGEYDEDFE is encoded by the coding sequence ATGGGCGAGGTACACGAAGCTGACAAGAACATTGAGATCTGGAGGGTCAAGAAGTTAATCAAGGCGCTTGATGCTGCGAGGGGCAATGGCACTAGCATGATTTCTCTCATCATGCCACCTCGTGATCAGATTTCACGCGTCACTAAGATGCTGGGTGATGAGTATGGAACTGCCTCAAACATCAAGAGCAGAGTCAACAGACAGTCTGTGTTGGCTGCCATAACCTCGGCTCAACAGAGGTTGAAGCTTTACAGTCGAGTTCCCCCCAATGGTTTGATGCTCTATACTGGTACCATTGTCACCGATGATGGCAAAGAGAAGAAGGTTACCTTTGACTTTGAGCCATTTAGACCCATTAATGCTTCCCTGTATCTCTGTGACAACAAGTTTCACACTGAGGCACTGAATGAGCTTCTGGCATCTGATGACAAATTTGGTTTCATAATCATGGATGGCAATGGAACACTGTATGGCACACTGAGCGGAAACAGCAGGGAGGTTCTGTACAAGTTCACTGTTGATCTTCCAAAGAAGCATGGGCGAGGAGGGCAATCTGCAGTCCGCTTTGCCCGCCTGCGCATGGAGAGGCGACACAATTACCTGCGCAAGGTTGCTGAGCTTGCGACACAATACTTCATCAATCCTGCCACCAACCAGCCAAACATCGTTGGGCTTATTCTTGCCGGTTCTGCTGACTTCAAGAATGAACTGGGTAAATCTGAGATGTTTGATCCGCGTCTTCAGGCCAAAGTAGTCAAGATGATTGACGTGTCTTATGGTGGGGACAGCGGCTTCAACCAAGCCATCGAGATGTCCGCCGAGGTTCTTTCTGATGTTAAGTTTGTCCAAGAAAAGAAGCTGATCGGGAAGTTCTTTGAGGAGATAAGCCAGGACACAGGGAAGTATGTCCTTGGTGTCCAGGACACCATGACAGCCCTGGAAATGGGCGCGGTAGAAATCCTGATTGTGTGGGAAAACCTTGATGTCAGGCGTTATGAGCTCAAGAACAGTGTCACAGGAGAAACAGTTGTGAAGTACCTGAACCCCACTCAGGAGGCTGATCAGAGCAACTTTACTGACGAGGCAACATCCGGGGATCTGGAGGTCATTGACAACACGCAGCTGCTGGAGTGGTTTGCTGAGAACTACCACCAGTTTGGCTGCACACTGGAGTTTGTCACCAACAAGTCCCAGGAAGGTTCTCAGTTCTGCCGGGGATTTGGCGGGATTGGTGGGATCCTCCGCTACCCAGCCGATGTCAGTGCCTACCAGGATGGTGACTTGTCTGATGGGGAGTATGATGAAGACTTCGAATAG